In Rubrivirga marina, the following are encoded in one genomic region:
- the rdgB gene encoding RdgB/HAM1 family non-canonical purine NTP pyrophosphatase: protein MHLVLATRNAGKVAELEARLAGLDVDLVSAGSLDDAPEVEEDADTLRGNAEKKARALWAHTGLPSLADDTGLEVDALDGAPGVRSARYAGEDADDEANRRKLLAELAGAPTRTARFRTALAYVDGDGVRFFDGVCEGLIATEESGTGGFGYDALFRPTDGDGRTFAQMGAGEKNRISHRGRALDAFAAWLETGERGGE, encoded by the coding sequence AGGTCGCCGAACTGGAGGCCCGCCTCGCCGGACTCGACGTCGACCTCGTCTCGGCCGGCTCCCTCGACGACGCGCCCGAGGTGGAGGAGGACGCCGACACGCTCCGGGGTAACGCCGAGAAGAAGGCCCGTGCGCTCTGGGCCCACACGGGGCTCCCGTCCCTCGCCGACGACACCGGCCTCGAGGTCGACGCGCTCGACGGGGCGCCGGGCGTCCGGAGCGCGCGCTACGCTGGCGAGGACGCAGACGACGAGGCCAACCGCCGGAAGCTCCTCGCCGAGCTCGCGGGAGCGCCGACTCGGACGGCCCGCTTCCGCACCGCCCTCGCCTACGTCGACGGCGACGGGGTCCGGTTCTTCGACGGCGTGTGCGAGGGGCTCATCGCGACGGAGGAGTCTGGAACGGGCGGGTTCGGGTACGACGCCCTCTTCCGCCCAACCGACGGCGACGGCCGGACGTTCGCCCAGATGGGGGCCGGCGAGAAAAACCGGATCAGCCACCGCGGCCGAGCTCTCGACGCCTTCGCCGCGTGGCTGGAGACGGGTGAGCGGGGCGGGGAATAG